ataaactctTTCTTTAAATCAGGCCTTTTCAGTATGTAACACTCTGAATAAGATATGTAAGACCTGTAGTCTTTCACTGTTCTTGTTATTTCTCCAACTAAATGGAATATTTGTGCAAATGACATTTTACTTAAATCTTGACTCACCCGCATCACTTTGTCTATAACGTCCATATCTTTAAAATCATCTCCGGTGCCCAGAGACTCACCCAAAGCCTGCAAGTTACaacacatgatttaaaaaaaaacacaattattatattacttcccaaaaaaaaagacaacaacattacactaaaaatgtaaataaatcaaggCATGCATAATGTTTAAAGATAATGCTTCTTTTAGTTAAAACACAGCACCACCTGCAGGCTTAGAGTTGTACTACTACTCATGCCATCGCTACTTTGAGGCTTTTCACAAATGCAGTGTTGTGTCCATTTGAAGAAACCACTGATGTGGTTCGTTACACAGGTAAGAATACTCAGGTGTGGACCAGAGTATTGTCATCTGTGATTAACAGAGTATGTCTAAGCAAGGTGGTGTTAGTCTGATTCCAAAGCAAGAGCTTCGACcttcgtctctctctcggtcggtctctctctctcgctctctctctcactcgggCTCACTCGGTCTCAGTTATTTATACTGTGGAATTTACTTAGTGCCAGCACGGTGTTCAGCACTTGTGTGATTTTCTTAGAATTTAGTATCACCACCATTTATGAGTGTTTTCAGCCCTATGCGTCCCTCAGTGGGAAATTAAACTAAACATCACTTAAATTATACCcttaaatgtataatgtaaactGGTCTGAAATGTTGGATTTTCCTACCTCCAGCTCTTCGATGGTGGTGTTTTCCTCATGTACTTTAAGATCATCCTGTGTGTCTGGATCTCCAGCTTCCTGTCCTCCTACAATCTCATTCAAATACTGCTGATCAATCTTATCCATAGCAGCCTTCAGGTCGTTCCTCAAACCCTAAACACGGTCatacagtcacaacacacacttagTCAGGACCAGCACTGTGACTGTGAGGAGCAGCTAAAGTTAACATGTGATGTCTTACCTTGTTCACTTCCGGTGCGAGAATCTCAATCTTGCGGAGCCTCTGAAAGGCATCGTAATCGGTCTCTCCAAACAGACGTACCGGCTCGACACGCTCCCTCAGGCGACGGATCACCTGCACACAAGTTACACACAATTAAAACACCAATTCAtaaggcagtggtggctcaactggttaaggctctgggttgttgatcggaggaacagggttcaaggcccagcacagccaaacttccactgctgggcccttgagcaaggccctcaaccctccctgctccagaggtgctgtatcatagctccctcctcagttggggtatgtgaagaaaagaattccactgtgctgtaatgtatatgtggtgataataatgCTTCTATGCCCTGTTCCATTCTATTCTATAAGTCACAGCGAGGAGCAAAGTGCAACATACCTCCTGGCGAGAGAGGGTCATGGGTAACTTCTCCTCACTGAGCTCCAGCTCTAGAACAGGGTTGGATGATGTGGACTGAGCGGTTTCcttctgctgttgctgctgctgctgctgctgcgtcTTCTCCAGCTTTGAATAAGGGACAGAGAAAAGAGGCACAAATGACTGATCGCTTATACTTTTtctttgcaataaaaaaaacaaagcctgGTTTATGCTTCATCGGACCTGCTTCTGAAACACGCTTTTAAGCTGGATTTTATCGGTCTATTTAACAAGGTGGCTagaagttagttagttagttagttagttagttagttgttaTAATTTACTGCCATGTCAGCTACTGAGGCTATCTTCATGGCAAGAACGGTTAATAAGAACTAAAATATcctaaaatcacaaagaaataaatatagacaaatatagacaacttaaatgaaattttttatattcatatatgacAGAAACTCTAAAACTTTTTCTGATGAAACCTTGTAAAATAGCTCTTTAAATGAATTGGCCTCATAAAATAACCTTGTGGCTGGAAGTAAACAGCAAGGGATAATGTGTGAAACTGAATCTTTTATTGTTATCTGCAAATATACTAAACctcttaaaatatattaaaaatatattttaattgaaatcaggtttttactgtttttttccccaatggTTTCTTCTTAAGCCTAATACAGAATCATGTTTCCTAAATAGAAACATGAATATTCTAAGGAAATTCTCTTAAACAGTAGTTAGTCTTTAAGTTTAAACTAAACAGAATCCCTTAAAACTTATAAAAGCCAACAGCATCGAAAGCCCACTAAATTTCCTCCATTAGTtcaaaaaacatgcagaaaagtGCAGTTAAACTGTTAGATTCACTACAACCATGTGATACATGTGTTTCGAGGTCTGTGTTTGTCGTCAGATGCAGTTAGAGCTTCTGGTGGTTTCAGCTCTCTGAACAGAGAAACATAAGCTGCTGTGCTTCACCACACCTGAAGCACCTTCTGGATTGGAGTGTAAATCAGACTTAAATAATCCTCTTCTGCATGCTCTAATGCCAACGTCCTGTAGCAATGCTGGAGTGCTGAAGTCTGATATATCATACGCATCCCATACGCATCACATGCAGCTACTTTGGACAGGACAAAGTAAATTAAAAGAACTGACACATTACACTTCCTTCAGAcatgtatatacactatatggacaGGGTTTTTGGATACATAACTATCACACTCAAGTGATCTGGGAACATCACATTCCAAATTTAGCCCCATTGACTGTTATAAAAAGCTCCACTCTTCCAGCAAGGCCTTCCACTAGATTTTACACaccatggctgtggggattggTCATCATTCAGCTAGAAGAGCTTTAGTGACATCAGGCACTGATATCagatgaggaggtctggggtgtagttggtgttccagttcatcccaaaagtgttcaaGTGGgcttgagtcagagtcagggctctgtgtagaaCACCTACTTAAACCAGGTCTATatggagctcgctttgtgcaAATAAATATTGTCCTACTGGAACATGGTTAGTGCTTGTTAGTTGCAgcgaagggaaactgtaatccAAATTATATTCTATATAGTTGGATGCTTCcgactttgtggcaacagtttaaaGATGTGTGATAGTTAGGTGTCCagatacttttggccatatagagtAACAGTGAAGAAACAGCTGGATTTATTCCCATGGACAACTTCAACTAAAAAAAAGTAGAGAAAGGTAGATTTCAAGCAAATGCTGTTGTGGGGTTCATGCAAGAGTGAGAGCAAAGgcaactgaagaaaaaaaaaaaaaagatgcaaaaaaaattgtatagtTCTTTCATGCATACTGGTGCATTCAGCCTGTGTGCACTATACCTGTGTCACAGGCTGTTCATGAGCAACCTGTACACTCGCAGAAGGACACGGAGAGAACAGACATTTCAAGAGAAAGAGGTTGGAAAGAGAATAAGAAATACTCTCTGTTAACACACTCTGTTATAAAGGATGTAGATAAAAGAGGCTGATGCCATAATATCTGACTGACATCCAGCTAATCAAAGAGATTTAGgttttagaaacaaaataaacaagtttGAAATAACAGGTTCCTGCCGTTACATAACTTACTTTGTATCCACATTTTTTGAAatactcctcttcctccttcctgGCTAGATCAGCTCGCTTGAAATACTTCTTTGTGTTCTGGAAAATAATGTTTGTAGACATCAGTAAAACACAAGAGaccagaaaaaaagagaaaaaaaaaaaagaacttggCTTATTTTTAACGTGTGTAATTATCCGAGACTTATAATTATAGTTGGTTCTTATAATTATTAGTCTGTTCGACTGCTCGTTTGAAAGAAATTCCTGCCTGGATAACAAGTTCAAGAATCAAACCATCTAAggctaaaaatattttattatacatactCATTCGAATAATGAGTCTAAAAGTTGAATATTTTGAAAACTAAATCTGTCCTGAAGTATAAGAATccacattgttattattattttttttaattctgctaAAGGGGTCCCTTTGCTACAGAAAGTTTATGAAGCTGTTCTCTGGTGTCCTAGGACAGAAATGTATGATTATGATTGAGAAAATCACAATAAAAGTGTCCAGTCTCTTACacacagtggatataaaaagtctacacaacTCTGTTAATATTTAGGAAGTAATGTTCATTCTCTGAGCGGGACAACAATCTCTAGTATTCTAGAAAGTGctttttcatgtttaaaaaaaatatataagtaaatTTAGGTCTCATGTTCAACATGTGGCAAACTTTCTAGAAAGCATTCTGAAAGTTGTACAGAGAGAAGTAtggtggtggtggcagcatgaGATCGTGTCAATATCTTAAATCACAGAGCTCCAAAATACTAATTTAGTTTCACACGAAACCCAAAACGTCTCTATTTCTTACACTAAAACTTGTTGCTTGTTACATCACGTTAAAGGTCTGATTAGAAAGTAAACAACAAACTTTCACATTGGTTTCGTTGTTTACATAAAAAATTCCaagttttaacagattttttatatccattataCTTTAGGTGACTAGAAGATTATCTGAAAGTATCTTAATACCAAAAATTACACATTGTTGTTACTGATTTGGactgaattatatttataatagctGACtgtaagctaagctaagctaagctaagctaagctaactaaTACAAGCAGTGTAGCGAACAGATCATTTAATATAACACTCACGTCCATAAGCTCTTTCTCTTCCACCAACCTCCTCTTCCGTACGAtttctgcctttaaaatgtccattttgttttaaaaatggttCAGAAAGCGTGCGGCATAAAAATCTCTCCTGAGCCGACACTTCATCTGTCGCACGGCAATAGTTGATTCTGATTTACGTCACTTCCTGTGCTTGAATGGTTTACCGCGAGTTTCTGCTCAAAATGtgtttgcttggctgagtattTTAACTCAGTTTTGAATCATCTTTGAGTTTATAGTTTAACTTTAAGGTTCAACACACCGGCAATagcataaagtaaaataatcgcTCGAAATACCTTTTGATATCGCTAACATTGTATTTGTTAATCTGAGCGTCCGCTTCCAGCTGGTTAGCATCACTAGAATCACTAGAATCATTAGAATCACTAGCATCACTAGATTCACTAGCATCACTAGAATCATTAGAATCACTAGCATCATTAGCATCACTAGAATCATTAGAATCACTAGAATCACTAGCATCACTAGAATCACTAGAATCATTAGAATCACTAGCATCACTAGAATCATTAGAATCACTAGCATCACTAGAATCACTAGAATCACTAGAATCATTAGAATCACTAGCATCACTAGAATCACTAGCATCACTAGAATCACTAGAATCATTAGAATCACTAGCATCACTAGAATCATTAAAATCACTAGCATCACTAGAATCACTAGCATCACTAGAATCACTAGCATCATTAGCATCACTAAGAATCACTAGCATAATTAGAATCACTAGCATCATTAGCATCACCAGAATCACTAGCATCATTAGCGTCACTAGAATCACTAGCATCATTAGCTTCACTAGAATCACCAGCATCGTTAGCCTGTTACCGCGGTTACCGGGTGATGATGAAGACTCCTAACATTTCTGCCATCTGTTCACACTCGTATGTTCACAGAGTTTTATGTAGATGGATTTTAAGTAACCGATAAAGGTTGATGATGAGTTTCCAAACAGCTAAAATCACTGCCTATAGTTTTAGACAGTTTGAATTAAATTTGTGTACTCTCTACTATATGACAAAGTGCTCAAAACTAGAAATAGACTTTATTTGTATCATAATTTGGGTGTAAATGAGTCATATGTAATAAATGATCTTATATGTACCTGCTGTGTCACATGTATTATCTGCTGACCAACAAGTGTAATGTTCCATTTTAAAAAGGTTATACAGAGCcatgaaggggaaaaaatactgaataaagATTTCTGAGGTGTATCATGTATCTAGTAAAACCACCAATCATGCAAAAAAGCaacacatttaatacacataCTTTCATAAGgtcttcttttaaaaaacatttattcagacTGTTGCTTTGacaatatttacagtgtatttacaaaagaaacacCAAAACTaggggggctgtgtgtgtgtgtgtgtgtgtgtgtgtgagagagagagagattgagagtcACAGAGCGTTGTATTCCACACATTTTGAAGGATCTGTTGTGAAATGCTTCTGACAGATCGTCATTAACCTTTTCAGCCCCTGAACGAAAAGAAAGTGTTAGTGTCCTTCATCAtcctcagtacacacacacacaatcaaaacaCAAATCATTTCCATCCATAACCAACCTGGATGTATTTTCTTTGGGTTTCGTCGTTGAGAACGTGAGCCACGTGTTTAGAGAAGATTTTCTCTCGGCCGGTACGAGCGTGGATTCCCACCATGGTCACACCGATGGGCCACGGAGCGTTCCCTATGGCCATCTGCAGGTACGCATCATTCGCCTGTGTGTATGCAAAACACAATCACAATTCTCCCTCGCATGATCAACACAATCAGCATTCACATTCTTGTCAGTTACATGACGTGTTTTAACAGGTGACAacttaagacaaaataaaaacataaatgacaacaacaacatttctaTTCAGAAAGagttaaatgaatatttaagctTTTAGTTGTCAGGATTTATGCTAGCTGCAATTTGTAGAtcgcattgttttattttaacgttCTAAAGCATTACAGACTTCGTAAGCCATCTGGGACAAATTACAACTGTCAAAACTGTCTTGCAGAACCTGCAATATGTTCCCCATGTGTTTGGCCCTTTATAGAACAACATCCTGTAAGTTTCATTTCCAAGCCAGATTAAGTCGAATGCTGTAGAGCAGGTAATATTTAACACGTGGAGAAAGCACCTGCGACCTGCCAATACGCTCTATGTCCATAGTCATGACCAGATTTTAACCAGCTGCTAAATGATGAAACTAAAAAGCAACCGAATCTGATACAAAGCATCGTTCAGAATTCTTATCCAAGCTGTGAAGCAGCAACGCACCACAAAACGATCCTCATCATGTCATCCAAAAAAGATCAACTCTTAACTCCGTTGTCCACAAAAAGCATGAAAATCATCCAGGCTCTTCTTGGTAAATTTGTGCTCATGGTTAGTGGAAGTCTCTGCCTTACCATTCTCCCATGAAGCGCAATCTCTTTCTGATTGCTGAGTCACAGACCCTGAACGTAACCAAGGCAACAGGAGCCCGCATTTCTTTGGATGTTTtttcaaaattaattaaaagcttAATGAATCTTTGTATTGGAAATTGATGGTAAgggtttatatatttaacaggGTGGCCTCTAATGAAGGCCGTCTGTGCTCGATCACCTGAGTCACATACAATATATAACAAGCTAAGCATGGTGGAGTTTCTGGTTTATTCTTACTCAGAGCTGTTTAAATCTAAAATGAGGAAGTAGCACATCACCcgagccattttttttttcatttatttcaaacatAATATTCACCCAAACAGTCTATTACTCACCTTCACATACTCTCTCTGCAGCATGAACTTTATGATGTCGGTGATCGACTCCTTAATATCTGCCGATAAAgcctaaaacaaaagaaataaaattaaactccATTTCCCATCAGCCCTAACAAAACGGTCTAGCAAAGACACGTACCTTCTTGCGCAGTTTTCTAAAAAGGGGCTTTAAGTACGATTCcgtctgtttgtgtgtagcgCTGGCCAGCTTTCCCTGAACGCTACGCTTAATATGGTCCTCTCTGCTGTTCAGGTCTTTGGCCCAAACGCCTAGcaaaaactgcacacacaaacattcattcattcattcattcattcattcattcattttctaccgcttatcctaactaccttgggtcacggggagcctgtgcctatctcaggcgtcatcgggcatcaaggcaggatacaccctggacggagtgccaacccatcacagggcacacacacacacactctcattcactcacacactacggacaattttccagagatgccaatcaacctaccatgcatgtctttggaccaggggaggaaaccggagtacccggaggaaacccccgaggcacgggaagaacatgcaaactccacacacacacaaggcggaggcgggaatcgaacccccaaccctggaggtgtgaggcgaacgtgcttaccactaagccaccgtgccccccacacaaacaaacataacagCTTTAAAATTTCTTCTATAGATTTTATGCAACACAATAACTACCTTGTAAATATCTGCCTCTAAGTACAGACAATGCAGTTAagaataaagtacaaaatactGATCTTTATAAACATGAACACTGCTATAAATATCACTGCAGAAGACATGttgaataaacaaatctttttccCTCATAATCATGTTTGGCTTCGATCTGCCCCTTAAatttaagacagaaatgttccAGAAAGCTGGAGATGGTGATGATATTAAGATTATGGTTCCTTtcttaaattacacacaaataaactctTTCTTTAAATCAGGCCTTTTCAGTATGTAACACTCTGAAGAAGATATGTAAGACCTGTAGTCTTTCACTGTTCTTGTTATTTCTCCAACTAAATGGAATATTTGTGCAAATGACATTTTACTTAAATCTTGACTCACCCGCATCACTTTGTCTATAACGTCCATATCTTTAAAATCATCTCCGGTGCCCAGAGACTCACCCAGAGCCTGCAAGTTACaacacatgatttaaaaaaaacacaattattatattacttcctaaaaacaaaaacaacattataaacttatttactaaaaatgtaaataaatcaaggCATGCATAATGTTTAAAGATAATGCTTCTTTTAGTTAAAACACAGCACCACCTGCAGGCTTAGAGTTGTACTACTACTCATGCCATCGCTACTTTGAGGCTTTTCACAAATGCAGTGTTGTGTCCATTTGAAGAAACCACTGATGTGGTTCGTTACACAGGTAAGAATACTCAGGTGTGGACCAGAGTATTGTCATCTGTGATTAACAGAGTATGTCTAAGCAAGGTGGTGTTAGTCTGATTCCAAAGCCAAGAGCTTCGaccttcgtctctctctctggctctctctctcactcgggCTCACTCGGTCTCAGTTATTTATACTGTGGAATTTACTTAGTGCCAGCACGGTGTTCAGCACTTGTGTGATTTTCTTAGAATTTAGTATCACCACCATTTATGAGTGTTTTCAGCCCTATGCATCCCTCAGTGGGAAATTAAACTAAACATCACTTAAATTATACcattaaatgtataatgtaaactGGTCTGAGATGTTGGATTTTCCTACCTCCAGCTCTTCAATAGTGGTGTTTTCCTCATGTACTTTAAGATCATCCTGTGTGTCTGGATCTCCAGCTTCCTGTCCTCCTACAATCTCATTCAAATACTGCTGATCAATCTTATCCATAGCAGCCTTCAGGTCGTTCCTCAAACCCTAAATACGGTCatacagtcacaacacacacttagTCAGGACCAGCACTGTGACTGTGAGGAGCAGTTAAAGTTAACATGTGATGTCTTACCTTGTTCACTTCCGGTGCGAGAATCTCAATCTTGCG
Above is a window of Tachysurus vachellii isolate PV-2020 chromosome 9, HZAU_Pvac_v1, whole genome shotgun sequence DNA encoding:
- the LOC132851386 gene encoding pre-mRNA-splicing factor 18-like isoform X1 produces the protein MDILKAEIVRKRRLVEEKELMDNTKKYFKRADLARKEEEEYFKKCGYKVAHEQPVTQLEKTQQQQQQQQQKETAQSTSSNPVLELELSEEKLPMTLSRQEVIRRLRERVEPVRLFGETDYDAFQRLRKIEILAPEVNKGLRNDLKAAMDKIDQQYLNEIVGGQEAGDPDTQDDLKVHEENTTIEELEALGESLGTGDDFKDMDVIDKVMRFLLGVWAKDLNSREDHIKRSVQGKLASATHKQTESYLKPLFRKLRKKALPADIKESITDIIKFMLQREYVKANDAYLQMAIGNAPWPIGVTMVGIHARTGREKIFSKHVAHVLNDETQRKYIQGLKRLMTNCQKHFTTDPSKCVEYNAL
- the LOC132851386 gene encoding pre-mRNA-splicing factor 18-like isoform X2; this encodes MDILKAEIVRKRRLVEEKELMDNTKKYFKRADLARKEEEEYFKKCGYKLEKTQQQQQQQQQKETAQSTSSNPVLELELSEEKLPMTLSRQEVIRRLRERVEPVRLFGETDYDAFQRLRKIEILAPEVNKGLRNDLKAAMDKIDQQYLNEIVGGQEAGDPDTQDDLKVHEENTTIEELEALGESLGTGDDFKDMDVIDKVMRFLLGVWAKDLNSREDHIKRSVQGKLASATHKQTESYLKPLFRKLRKKALPADIKESITDIIKFMLQREYVKANDAYLQMAIGNAPWPIGVTMVGIHARTGREKIFSKHVAHVLNDETQRKYIQGLKRLMTNCQKHFTTDPSKCVEYNAL
- the prpf18 gene encoding pre-mRNA-splicing factor 18 isoform X2 codes for the protein MDILKAEIARKRRLVEEKELVDNTKKYFKRADLARKEEEEYFKKCGYKLEKTQQQQQQEETAPTTSSNPVLELELNEEKLPMTLSRQEVIRRLRERGEPVRLFGETDYDAFQRLRKIEILAPEVNKGLRNDLKAAMDKIDQQYLNEIVGGQEAGDPDTQDDLKVHEENTTIEELEALGESLGTGDDFKDMDVIDKVMRALSADIKESITDIIKFMLQREYVKANDAYLQMAIGNAPWPIGVTMVGIHARTGREKIFSKHVAHVLNDETQRKYIQGLKRLMTICQKHFTTDPSKCVEYNAL
- the prpf18 gene encoding pre-mRNA-splicing factor 18 isoform X1 → MDILKAEIARKRRLVEEKELVDNTKKYFKRADLARKEEEEYFKKCGYKLEKTQQQQQQEETAPTTSSNPVLELELNEEKLPMTLSRQEVIRRLRERGEPVRLFGETDYDAFQRLRKIEILAPEVNKGLRNDLKAAMDKIDQQYLNEIVGGQEAGDPDTQDDLKVHEENTTIEELEALGESLGTGDDFKDMDVIDKVMRFLLGVWAKDLNSREDHIKRSVQGKLASATHKQTESYLKPLFRKLRKKALSADIKESITDIIKFMLQREYVKANDAYLQMAIGNAPWPIGVTMVGIHARTGREKIFSKHVAHVLNDETQRKYIQGLKRLMTICQKHFTTDPSKCVEYNAL